From the genome of Sphingobacterium kitahiroshimense, one region includes:
- a CDS encoding MBL fold metallo-hydrolase, whose product MKEITKNVFQIPVLPRNSINCYIIDDVLIDAGIRSSSKTILQALKYKKITTHALTHAHADHQGSSAVLCNTLKIPLWTSEFEKNNAESGNVTNEYPNKRHFIARFQQYYWAGEGHNVSRILKEGDTIGSFIVIETPGHSPGHISFFREEDRVLILGDVLVNMNLITTVTGLSQPPDLFTKDKKLNLASIRKIYSLKPKIICFGHGPVLYDKGELEQFMTNHYS is encoded by the coding sequence ATGAAAGAGATCACTAAAAATGTATTCCAAATTCCGGTACTACCAAGAAACAGTATCAACTGCTATATCATTGACGATGTCCTGATTGATGCAGGAATAAGAAGTTCAAGCAAAACCATACTACAGGCACTTAAATATAAAAAAATAACCACCCATGCCTTAACTCATGCCCATGCTGACCATCAGGGAAGTTCTGCTGTGCTATGCAACACGTTAAAGATTCCACTCTGGACTTCTGAATTTGAAAAAAATAATGCGGAATCAGGAAATGTCACGAATGAATATCCGAATAAAAGGCACTTTATTGCTCGGTTTCAGCAATATTATTGGGCAGGAGAAGGTCATAATGTATCCCGTATTTTAAAGGAGGGCGACACGATTGGTAGTTTTATTGTTATCGAAACTCCGGGACATTCACCGGGGCATATTTCATTTTTTAGAGAGGAAGATCGGGTTTTAATCCTTGGTGATGTGCTTGTGAATATGAATTTAATAACGACTGTTACCGGATTAAGCCAACCACCCGATCTATTTACTAAGGATAAGAAATTGAACCTAGCATCTATTCGAAAAATCTATAGCCTAAAGCCCAAGATCATTTGTTTTGGACACGGCCCTGTTTTATATGATAAGGGAGAATTAGAACAGTTTATGACGAATCATTATTCTTAA
- a CDS encoding carboxypeptidase-like regulatory domain-containing protein: MIRGKVTAPSSTPAGIRVNLVTENGSGGSHYSFTDAKGLFLFSGVSHGNYTLIFQSLAYKSLNRSIHLSSDTLELSIELEESRIQLQEVYVAPKKFIRAGRDTIELDAKNYLQGEERTVEDLLRKIPGMQISENGTIKVGNKEIEKVMVEGDDLFGKGYKLLTQNLTVHPIEKVQVLQRYSNNKHLKGVEHSEKIALNLTLKSESKSQWVGSIDASASVIPIEFYNAQANLMNFGKKTKYYLLGSANNNGLETLRGIDHLILSQDPNEPGQVGLQVSTPSLLENKPSLNEFDPQRSNFNNDKLLSFNGIFSPRKDLKIKWLGFANSKKNSFVRQSLSEYAIEDVKFTNQEDLHYTNSDINYFSKMELQYDPGKNSTITYIGTLGNIKANDIGELTFNGIGSLETIKKRSLLSNHLLSYTQKLAERAVLVSSFRWIRQHSPINYAVDQYLYGDLFEAEGIKADSIKNVWQDTENNVEYYGMISELVKRDAKGNPFSASIAHEITLRGFNSAFYLMNGSGETYRPKDFFNRLNFEERNTALSAQYTWKSPRLELTPSITARLLHSTLQDKLAPQAQSSINKLWSPKATILWRTHSKGELRSEVSYQMNMSQNALDVLPNFVYKGNRTFSSGLKENPVLDAFHINAVYTLGKMTDKLYTILSGGYSQQFDYIGQQQELNPDYNRNNLVLFKNRTLTYFNAQLNYFVAGIKGNIRLTGDGQLANYQTQIKGLPPLPIQTAVYQLSLDYRSVWEGPINIFTGLQFHNSILRNGSTRSVVQSKFEANINARLSKKIRTSLKNELYRFEKGQYNPSQYYLFSDFSLQYFILKKMQLELTAKNIFNIDTFTQSVLSDSHQSTQSYALRPRQVMLGINLSF, translated from the coding sequence TTGATACGGGGTAAGGTAACTGCACCATCGTCTACCCCAGCTGGTATTCGCGTCAATCTCGTTACTGAGAATGGTTCTGGAGGCTCGCATTACTCCTTTACAGATGCTAAAGGCCTATTCCTCTTTTCAGGGGTAAGTCATGGAAATTATACGCTTATTTTTCAGTCGCTGGCCTACAAGTCCCTCAACAGATCCATTCATCTCAGTTCAGATACGCTGGAACTTTCAATCGAGCTGGAAGAAAGCAGGATACAGCTGCAGGAGGTATATGTAGCACCAAAAAAATTTATTAGGGCCGGGCGCGATACTATTGAACTTGATGCCAAAAACTATCTGCAGGGCGAAGAACGTACCGTTGAAGACCTGTTGCGCAAGATCCCGGGTATGCAGATCAGTGAAAACGGCACGATCAAAGTGGGTAACAAAGAGATCGAAAAGGTTATGGTGGAAGGAGATGATTTATTTGGAAAAGGCTACAAACTGCTCACGCAGAACCTCACCGTACATCCGATAGAAAAGGTACAGGTACTGCAGCGATACTCAAACAATAAGCACCTGAAAGGAGTTGAACATTCTGAAAAGATAGCACTCAACCTGACCCTCAAAAGTGAAAGTAAATCGCAATGGGTAGGCAGTATCGATGCGTCAGCAAGTGTAATCCCTATTGAGTTTTACAATGCACAGGCTAATCTGATGAATTTTGGTAAAAAAACAAAATATTATCTATTGGGATCGGCCAACAATAATGGTCTGGAGACGCTACGTGGTATAGACCATCTCATCTTGAGCCAGGATCCGAACGAACCTGGTCAGGTGGGTCTCCAGGTCTCAACTCCTTCCCTATTGGAGAACAAACCGAGCTTAAATGAGTTTGACCCGCAACGGTCAAACTTCAACAACGACAAGCTTCTCTCCTTCAATGGCATCTTTTCGCCAAGAAAAGATCTGAAGATAAAATGGCTGGGCTTTGCCAACAGCAAGAAAAATAGTTTTGTGAGGCAGAGCTTATCCGAATATGCGATTGAAGATGTAAAATTCACAAACCAAGAAGATCTGCATTACACCAATTCGGATATTAATTATTTCAGCAAAATGGAACTTCAATATGATCCTGGTAAAAATTCGACCATTACATATATAGGTACATTGGGCAATATCAAAGCTAATGATATCGGCGAACTGACATTCAATGGTATCGGATCATTGGAAACGATCAAAAAACGCAGTCTACTTTCAAACCATTTACTGAGCTACACGCAGAAATTAGCGGAACGTGCCGTACTGGTATCTTCATTCCGCTGGATCAGGCAGCATTCCCCCATCAACTATGCGGTAGACCAGTACCTTTATGGCGATCTGTTCGAAGCTGAAGGTATAAAGGCTGATAGTATAAAAAACGTATGGCAGGATACCGAAAATAATGTGGAATATTATGGAATGATCTCAGAGTTAGTAAAGCGCGATGCTAAAGGCAACCCGTTCAGTGCTTCGATAGCGCATGAAATTACGCTTCGTGGCTTCAATTCGGCATTCTATCTGATGAATGGTTCTGGAGAAACTTATCGTCCAAAAGATTTTTTTAATCGGTTGAATTTTGAAGAACGCAATACAGCATTATCTGCACAATATACCTGGAAATCCCCAAGGCTGGAGTTGACACCGAGCATCACAGCACGCCTGCTTCACTCTACCTTACAGGACAAACTTGCTCCACAGGCCCAGTCCAGCATAAATAAATTATGGTCTCCAAAAGCGACTATTCTATGGAGAACACATAGCAAAGGGGAACTGCGAAGTGAAGTTTCCTACCAAATGAATATGTCGCAAAATGCTCTTGATGTACTACCCAACTTTGTTTATAAAGGAAACCGGACTTTTTCAAGTGGTTTAAAAGAAAATCCCGTACTAGATGCATTTCATATTAATGCAGTCTATACTTTAGGTAAAATGACGGATAAACTGTATACAATCTTATCGGGTGGATATAGTCAGCAGTTCGATTACATCGGACAACAGCAAGAACTGAATCCTGACTACAACCGCAACAATCTTGTTCTTTTTAAAAACAGAACGCTGACTTATTTTAATGCGCAGCTGAACTATTTCGTCGCTGGAATAAAAGGTAATATACGACTTACCGGGGATGGTCAGCTGGCAAATTACCAGACGCAGATCAAAGGACTTCCGCCCTTACCGATACAAACCGCAGTTTACCAGCTAAGTCTGGACTACCGAAGTGTCTGGGAAGGGCCTATTAATATTTTTACTGGACTGCAGTTCCATAATTCGATACTTCGAAATGGATCAACAAGAAGTGTTGTCCAGTCTAAGTTTGAAGCGAATATCAATGCCCGCTTGAGTAAAAAAATACGTACATCACTGAAAAACGAACTGTACCGATTCGAAAAAGGGCAGTACAACCCAAGTCAGTATTATCTGTTCTCAGACTTTTCTCTACAGTATTTTATCCTAAAAAAAATGCAATTGGAACTTACAGCAAAAAACATCTTCA
- a CDS encoding GLPGLI family protein produces MIRNVILLLLAVSGSLTSKAQQLMASYEYIPSPVATFKEDVYYDGTVKIAVRDSISLKKETTTGQSEDEMESSELSVVLDVGKIFRKIVIQDPKQKGLIETRSLDSKNYLVEDHTFKAINWNTDYPEEEKFGDKMCKKATADYRGTKVVAYYDPSIPVPAGPYKFGGLPGLIVMLYTESAHPHYWLLKKVSYPFEGQIPVDRNYVQTLPTMSLKKYVEQDERKIAEQMRIMRSKLPEGVEFSTENKTKTRGTVEQVYEWEHGSN; encoded by the coding sequence ATGATACGTAATGTAATTTTACTGCTTTTAGCGGTAAGCGGAAGTCTAACTTCGAAAGCCCAACAGCTGATGGCGAGTTACGAATATATTCCCTCGCCCGTCGCAACCTTTAAAGAGGATGTCTATTATGACGGTACTGTAAAGATTGCGGTCCGCGACTCGATTTCGCTAAAAAAAGAAACAACCACAGGCCAGTCTGAAGATGAAATGGAGTCGAGTGAGCTTTCTGTTGTGCTGGATGTAGGCAAAATATTCCGTAAAATTGTTATCCAAGATCCTAAACAAAAGGGACTGATAGAAACCCGATCACTGGACAGTAAAAACTACCTGGTAGAAGATCACACCTTTAAAGCGATCAACTGGAATACCGATTACCCGGAAGAGGAGAAATTCGGAGATAAAATGTGTAAAAAAGCGACCGCAGACTATCGGGGTACAAAAGTAGTAGCCTATTATGACCCGTCTATCCCTGTACCGGCCGGACCGTACAAATTTGGAGGGCTTCCTGGTCTTATTGTGATGCTATATACCGAAAGTGCTCATCCGCACTATTGGTTACTGAAAAAGGTCTCCTACCCTTTCGAAGGTCAGATTCCTGTAGACCGCAACTATGTACAAACCTTGCCTACGATGTCACTGAAAAAATATGTAGAGCAGGATGAACGTAAGATTGCAGAGCAGATGCGCATTATGCGTTCCAAACTACCTGAAGGGGTTGAATTCAGTACCGAAAATAAAACGAAGACTCGAGGCACAGTAGAGCAGGTGTATGAATGGGAGCATGGTTCGAATTAG
- a CDS encoding nuclear transport factor 2 family protein yields the protein MVLLAASYNKNADKFPNSPKKDVILLDVSAKTASVKLVADEWIDYMHIVKLNGSWKIVNVLWQFNNAEQH from the coding sequence ATGGTTTTACTTGCTGCAAGCTATAATAAAAATGCTGATAAATTTCCAAATTCTCCTAAAAAGGATGTTATACTACTGGACGTATCTGCAAAAACGGCTTCCGTAAAGTTGGTTGCAGACGAATGGATCGACTATATGCATATTGTTAAACTTAATGGATCCTGGAAAATTGTTAATGTGCTTTGGCAATTTAACAACGCAGAACAGCATTAA